In the genome of Actinomadura graeca, one region contains:
- a CDS encoding ABC transporter ATP-binding protein: MTESITVEGLVKRFGRARALDGLDLSVRTGEAHGFLGPNGAGKTTTLRVLLGLMRADGGTATLLGGDPWTEATRLQRRLAYVPGDVTLWPNLSGGEAIDLLGRLRGGLDRQRRADLLERFDLNPRKKCRAYSKGNRQKVALIAALASDVELFILDEPTSGLDPLMEELFRQVVRERLDEGRTVLLSSHILSEVEALCERLTIIRAGRTVETGSLAELRHLTRTSIDAELAGPAEGLAGLQGVHDVRTEDGHVHFAVDNTQLDVALRHLTSIGVRSLVSRPPTLEELFLRHYRSDDAGGTGDAGRSAGTPRAEASR, translated from the coding sequence ATGACCGAGTCGATCACAGTCGAGGGCCTGGTCAAAAGGTTCGGGCGAGCGCGTGCGCTGGACGGGCTGGACCTGTCGGTGCGCACGGGCGAGGCGCACGGCTTCCTCGGGCCGAACGGCGCCGGCAAGACCACCACACTGCGCGTCCTGCTCGGCCTGATGCGCGCGGACGGGGGGACCGCCACCCTCCTCGGCGGCGATCCGTGGACGGAGGCGACACGGCTGCAGCGCCGGCTGGCCTACGTGCCCGGCGACGTGACGCTGTGGCCCAACCTCAGCGGCGGCGAGGCCATCGACCTGCTCGGGCGGCTGCGCGGCGGGCTCGACAGGCAGCGGCGCGCGGACCTGCTGGAGCGCTTCGACCTCAACCCGCGCAAGAAGTGCCGGGCCTACTCCAAGGGCAACCGGCAGAAGGTGGCGCTGATCGCCGCGCTCGCCTCCGACGTCGAGCTGTTCATCCTCGACGAGCCCACCTCCGGCCTGGACCCGCTCATGGAGGAGCTCTTCCGCCAGGTCGTCCGGGAACGCCTGGACGAGGGGCGGACGGTGCTGCTGTCCAGCCACATCCTCTCCGAGGTGGAGGCGCTGTGCGAGCGCCTCACCATCATCCGCGCGGGCCGGACGGTGGAGACCGGGTCCCTCGCCGAGCTCCGCCACCTGACCCGCACCTCCATCGACGCCGAGCTGGCCGGCCCGGCGGAGGGCCTCGCCGGGCTGCAGGGCGTCCACGACGTGCGGACCGAGGACGGGCACGTCCACTTCGCCGTGGACAACACCCAGCTGGACGTGGCGCTGCGCCATCTCACGTCCATCGGCGTGCGCTCCCTGGTCAGCCGGCCGCCGACGCTGGAGGAGCTGTTCCTGCGGCACTACCGGTCGGACGACGCGGGCGGGACCGGCGACGCCGGCCGGTCCGCCGGGACGCCGAGGGCGGAGGCGTCGCGATGA